From the Eleutherodactylus coqui strain aEleCoq1 chromosome 7, aEleCoq1.hap1, whole genome shotgun sequence genome, one window contains:
- the CCDC142 gene encoding coiled-coil domain-containing protein 142 isoform X2: protein MRRREAPWSYPRDGFLQGSASTARFPVLPQSAELRCDVISEGEELTHSAVGRHEASLLFLRRQRHLLTLTREFVVLRMQALEFCRRAERAPLCALEAVCLRLQVLCHTGTSLQRRLGTNHLLRPLSPAVRRALESMRRALQLMTEKAASVMEELMLRAVRGAAAVPAEVPGTVCRALILYNKVLAEVSPWAAPWKAVRLMTITTSLEIVAEERAWLLARYVSQAGLRYRLEEVLQGEAESPEVGGALWSHLETLVREDQRRDAPLLKVLAGLDHMVRSSEERRSLYERYCSHLWALLCTQLFQALYPGRRGAQVMPALSAYAAKTTAVTQLLHGALLSDAVPGASQQPLRRLCEHLLHTAALIAWDAGMCRALSSALTDKCVTSCLDDGARQTHSRTSAAIVTVCQELSQLLPALRSAGTFSGQRGVLGRCVASLQLCDLWLRSRSQVYASSGSLSHLLLISHGDLPVIKEQIRGVASAADHVEWCPVSRRLWIRLQNTAESLEDAALCLPRLLGAVCARRTQDIFRHMMPVGRHWRGKVESGPDLVPSEYARAAVNAVLVPLLQAVGALSPEEQVPALSATVGVFMEAWMEHILREKLRFSLQGALQLRCDFESVRELLKSQECGVSPEVVQATLSLPVFQQADNAIVCLLQQPSRKAYLQSRGCSVFCCPPLCRTTVESVSDSLQSLDSLGRRLWSHSYPAHGPRHSHDSYLPHNQRQWLSLRLHKSWTGLS from the exons ATGAGGAGGCGTGAGGCTCCCTGGTCTTATCCCAGAGATGGCTTCCTTCAAG GCTCCGCCTCCACAGCCCGTTTTCCGGTCCTGCCCCAGAGTGCAGAGTTGcgatgtgatgtcatcagtgaagGGGAGGAGCTTACACACAGCGCTGTGGGCAGGCACGAAGCATCGCTGCTGTTCCTCCGCCGGCAGCGGCACCTCCTCACATTGACTCGGGAGTTTGTCGTCCTTCGGATGCAGGCGCTTGAGTTCTGTCGGCGGGCGGAGCGGGCGCCCCTCTGTGCATTGGAGGCCGTGTGTCTCAGGCTGCAGGTTCTGTGTCATACTGGTACGTCGCTGCAAAGAAGACTCGGGACCAATCACCTGCTGCGCCCGCTCTCGCCGGCTGTACGCCGCGCCCTGGAGAGCATGCGCAGAGCGCTGCAGCTCATGACTGAGAAAGCCGCCAGTGTGATGGAGGAGCTGATGCTGAGGGCAGTGCGTGGCGCAGCGGCTGTCCCTGCGGAGGTCCCTGGGACTGTGTGCCGGGCTCTGATCCTCTACAATAAGGTCCTGGCGGAGGTGTCGCCGTGGGCCGCACCGTGGAAGGCTGTGCGACTGATGACTATCACCACATCCCTGGAGATCGTGGCGGAGGAGCGAGCGTGGCTATTGGCCAGATACGTGTCGCAGGCCGGCCTCCGCTATAGGTTGGAGGAAGTACTGCAGGGAGAGGCGGAGTCACCAGAAGTGGGTGGAGCTCTTTGGTCACACTTGGAAACCCTCGTGAGGGAAGATCAGCGTCGTGACGCTCCTCTGCTGAAGGTGCTAGCCGGCCTGGATCACATGGTACGGAGCAGCGAGGAGAGGCGGAGCCTGTATGAGCGGTACTGCAGCCACCTGTGGGCGCTCCTCTGTACCCAACTCTTCCAGGCCTTGTACCCAGGTAGACGGGGAGCACAGGTGATGCCAGCCCTGTCGGCATATGCTGCGAAGACCACCGCCGTCACCCAGTTACTACATGGCGCACTGCTGTCCG ACGCTGTCCCAGGGGCGAGCCAACAGCCGCTCCGCCGGCTCTGTGAACACTTACTCCACACCGCGGCCCTGATCGCCTGGGATGCAG GGATGTGTCGGGCGTTGAGCTCGGCTCTTACAGACAAGTGTGTGACTTCATGCCTGGATGATGGGGCCCGCCAGACACACAGCAGGACCTCCGCCGCCATCGTCACAGTGTGCCAGGAGTTGTCGCAGCTGCTGCCTGCTCTGAGATCTG CAGGCACCTTCTCTGGTCAACGGGGCGTCCTCGGGCGCTGCGTGGCGTCGCTGCAGCTCTGCGATCTGTGGCTGCGGAGCCGCTCTCAGGTCTACGCCAGCTCCGGCTCGCTCAGTCATCTGCTGCTGATCAGTCACGGGGACCTGCCG GTAATAAAGGAGCAGATACGCGGCGTCGCCTCCGCCGCAGACCATGTGGAGTGGTGTCCGGTGAGCCGGCGCCTGTGGATAAGGCTGCAGAACACGGCTGAGAGCCTGGAG GACGCTGCCCTGTGTCTGCCTCGTCTTCTGGGCGCCGTCTGTGCTCGCCGCACTCAGGATATCTTCCGGCACATGATGCCAGTTGGACGTCATTGGAGAGGAAAGGTGGAGAGCG GTCCGGACTTGGTTCCCAGTGAGTACGCCCGCGCTGCAGTTAATGCAGTCCTGGTGCCGCTTCTACAAGCAGTCGGCGCTCTCTCTCCGGAGGAACAAGTGCCTGCGCTGTCCGCCACCGTCGGGGTGTTTATGGAAGCCTGGATGGAACATATTCTGCGAGAGAAGCTGAGGTTCAG TTTGCAGGGAGCCCTCCAGCTGCGATGTGACTTTGAGAGTGTCCGTGAGCTGCTGAAGTCTCAGGAGTGTGGGGTCTCTCCAGAGGTGGTCCAGGCCACGCTGTCCCTCCCGgtcttccagcaggcagacaatgcCATTGTGTGCCTCCTGCAGCAGCCGTCTCGTAAAGCTTACCTGCAGTCTCGCGGCTGCTCCGTCTTCTGCT GTCCTCCTCTATGCCGCACCACGGTGGAGAGCGTCTCGGATAGCCTGCAGAGCCTGGACAGCCTGGGCCGTAGATTGTGGAGCCACAGTTACCCTGCGCATGGGCCGAGGCACAGCCACGACTCCTACCTCCCCCACAACCAGCGCCAGTGGCTCTCCTTGCGTCTCCATAAGAGCTGGACTGGGCTGAGCTGA
- the CCDC142 gene encoding coiled-coil domain-containing protein 142 isoform X1 yields the protein MRRREAPWSYPRDGFLQGSASTARFPVLPQSAELRCDVISEGEELTHSAVGRHEASLLFLRRQRHLLTLTREFVVLRMQALEFCRRAERAPLCALEAVCLRLQVLCHTGTSLQRRLGTNHLLRPLSPAVRRALESMRRALQLMTEKAASVMEELMLRAVRGAAAVPAEVPGTVCRALILYNKVLAEVSPWAAPWKAVRLMTITTSLEIVAEERAWLLARYVSQAGLRYRLEEVLQGEAESPEVGGALWSHLETLVREDQRRDAPLLKVLAGLDHMVRSSEERRSLYERYCSHLWALLCTQLFQALYPGRRGAQVMPALSAYAAKTTAVTQLLHGALLSDAVPGASQQPLRRLCEHLLHTAALIAWDAGMCRALSSALTDKCVTSCLDDGARQTHSRTSAAIVTVCQELSQLLPALRSGKTPRGPERGHLEPLIFSIVSPAGTFSGQRGVLGRCVASLQLCDLWLRSRSQVYASSGSLSHLLLISHGDLPVIKEQIRGVASAADHVEWCPVSRRLWIRLQNTAESLEDAALCLPRLLGAVCARRTQDIFRHMMPVGRHWRGKVESGPDLVPSEYARAAVNAVLVPLLQAVGALSPEEQVPALSATVGVFMEAWMEHILREKLRFSLQGALQLRCDFESVRELLKSQECGVSPEVVQATLSLPVFQQADNAIVCLLQQPSRKAYLQSRGCSVFCCPPLCRTTVESVSDSLQSLDSLGRRLWSHSYPAHGPRHSHDSYLPHNQRQWLSLRLHKSWTGLS from the exons ATGAGGAGGCGTGAGGCTCCCTGGTCTTATCCCAGAGATGGCTTCCTTCAAG GCTCCGCCTCCACAGCCCGTTTTCCGGTCCTGCCCCAGAGTGCAGAGTTGcgatgtgatgtcatcagtgaagGGGAGGAGCTTACACACAGCGCTGTGGGCAGGCACGAAGCATCGCTGCTGTTCCTCCGCCGGCAGCGGCACCTCCTCACATTGACTCGGGAGTTTGTCGTCCTTCGGATGCAGGCGCTTGAGTTCTGTCGGCGGGCGGAGCGGGCGCCCCTCTGTGCATTGGAGGCCGTGTGTCTCAGGCTGCAGGTTCTGTGTCATACTGGTACGTCGCTGCAAAGAAGACTCGGGACCAATCACCTGCTGCGCCCGCTCTCGCCGGCTGTACGCCGCGCCCTGGAGAGCATGCGCAGAGCGCTGCAGCTCATGACTGAGAAAGCCGCCAGTGTGATGGAGGAGCTGATGCTGAGGGCAGTGCGTGGCGCAGCGGCTGTCCCTGCGGAGGTCCCTGGGACTGTGTGCCGGGCTCTGATCCTCTACAATAAGGTCCTGGCGGAGGTGTCGCCGTGGGCCGCACCGTGGAAGGCTGTGCGACTGATGACTATCACCACATCCCTGGAGATCGTGGCGGAGGAGCGAGCGTGGCTATTGGCCAGATACGTGTCGCAGGCCGGCCTCCGCTATAGGTTGGAGGAAGTACTGCAGGGAGAGGCGGAGTCACCAGAAGTGGGTGGAGCTCTTTGGTCACACTTGGAAACCCTCGTGAGGGAAGATCAGCGTCGTGACGCTCCTCTGCTGAAGGTGCTAGCCGGCCTGGATCACATGGTACGGAGCAGCGAGGAGAGGCGGAGCCTGTATGAGCGGTACTGCAGCCACCTGTGGGCGCTCCTCTGTACCCAACTCTTCCAGGCCTTGTACCCAGGTAGACGGGGAGCACAGGTGATGCCAGCCCTGTCGGCATATGCTGCGAAGACCACCGCCGTCACCCAGTTACTACATGGCGCACTGCTGTCCG ACGCTGTCCCAGGGGCGAGCCAACAGCCGCTCCGCCGGCTCTGTGAACACTTACTCCACACCGCGGCCCTGATCGCCTGGGATGCAG GGATGTGTCGGGCGTTGAGCTCGGCTCTTACAGACAAGTGTGTGACTTCATGCCTGGATGATGGGGCCCGCCAGACACACAGCAGGACCTCCGCCGCCATCGTCACAGTGTGCCAGGAGTTGTCGCAGCTGCTGCCTGCTCTGAGATCTGGTAAGACCCCCCGAGGACCTGAGCGGGGTCACCTGGAGCCTCTCATCTTTAGCATCGTCTCTCCAGCAGGCACCTTCTCTGGTCAACGGGGCGTCCTCGGGCGCTGCGTGGCGTCGCTGCAGCTCTGCGATCTGTGGCTGCGGAGCCGCTCTCAGGTCTACGCCAGCTCCGGCTCGCTCAGTCATCTGCTGCTGATCAGTCACGGGGACCTGCCG GTAATAAAGGAGCAGATACGCGGCGTCGCCTCCGCCGCAGACCATGTGGAGTGGTGTCCGGTGAGCCGGCGCCTGTGGATAAGGCTGCAGAACACGGCTGAGAGCCTGGAG GACGCTGCCCTGTGTCTGCCTCGTCTTCTGGGCGCCGTCTGTGCTCGCCGCACTCAGGATATCTTCCGGCACATGATGCCAGTTGGACGTCATTGGAGAGGAAAGGTGGAGAGCG GTCCGGACTTGGTTCCCAGTGAGTACGCCCGCGCTGCAGTTAATGCAGTCCTGGTGCCGCTTCTACAAGCAGTCGGCGCTCTCTCTCCGGAGGAACAAGTGCCTGCGCTGTCCGCCACCGTCGGGGTGTTTATGGAAGCCTGGATGGAACATATTCTGCGAGAGAAGCTGAGGTTCAG TTTGCAGGGAGCCCTCCAGCTGCGATGTGACTTTGAGAGTGTCCGTGAGCTGCTGAAGTCTCAGGAGTGTGGGGTCTCTCCAGAGGTGGTCCAGGCCACGCTGTCCCTCCCGgtcttccagcaggcagacaatgcCATTGTGTGCCTCCTGCAGCAGCCGTCTCGTAAAGCTTACCTGCAGTCTCGCGGCTGCTCCGTCTTCTGCT GTCCTCCTCTATGCCGCACCACGGTGGAGAGCGTCTCGGATAGCCTGCAGAGCCTGGACAGCCTGGGCCGTAGATTGTGGAGCCACAGTTACCCTGCGCATGGGCCGAGGCACAGCCACGACTCCTACCTCCCCCACAACCAGCGCCAGTGGCTCTCCTTGCGTCTCCATAAGAGCTGGACTGGGCTGAGCTGA
- the CCDC142 gene encoding coiled-coil domain-containing protein 142 isoform X3 — MRRREAPWSYPRDGFLQGSASTARFPVLPQSAELRCDVISEGEELTHSAVGRHEASLLFLRRQRHLLTLTREFVVLRMQALEFCRRAERAPLCALEAVCLRLQVLCHTGTSLQRRLGTNHLLRPLSPAVRRALESMRRALQLMTEKAASVMEELMLRAVRGAAAVPAEVPGTVCRALILYNKVLAEVSPWAAPWKAVRLMTITTSLEIVAEERAWLLARYVSQAGLRYRLEEVLQGEAESPEVGGALWSHLETLVREDQRRDAPLLKVLAGLDHMVRSSEERRSLYERYCSHLWALLCTQLFQALYPGRRGAQVMPALSAYAAKTTAVTQLLHGALLSDAVPGASQQPLRRLCEHLLHTAALIAWDAGMCRALSSALTDKCVTSCLDDGARQTHSRTSAAIVTVCQELSQLLPALRSGTFSGQRGVLGRCVASLQLCDLWLRSRSQVYASSGSLSHLLLISHGDLPVIKEQIRGVASAADHVEWCPVSRRLWIRLQNTAESLEDAALCLPRLLGAVCARRTQDIFRHMMPVGRHWRGKVESGPDLVPSEYARAAVNAVLVPLLQAVGALSPEEQVPALSATVGVFMEAWMEHILREKLRFSLQGALQLRCDFESVRELLKSQECGVSPEVVQATLSLPVFQQADNAIVCLLQQPSRKAYLQSRGCSVFCCPPLCRTTVESVSDSLQSLDSLGRRLWSHSYPAHGPRHSHDSYLPHNQRQWLSLRLHKSWTGLS; from the exons ATGAGGAGGCGTGAGGCTCCCTGGTCTTATCCCAGAGATGGCTTCCTTCAAG GCTCCGCCTCCACAGCCCGTTTTCCGGTCCTGCCCCAGAGTGCAGAGTTGcgatgtgatgtcatcagtgaagGGGAGGAGCTTACACACAGCGCTGTGGGCAGGCACGAAGCATCGCTGCTGTTCCTCCGCCGGCAGCGGCACCTCCTCACATTGACTCGGGAGTTTGTCGTCCTTCGGATGCAGGCGCTTGAGTTCTGTCGGCGGGCGGAGCGGGCGCCCCTCTGTGCATTGGAGGCCGTGTGTCTCAGGCTGCAGGTTCTGTGTCATACTGGTACGTCGCTGCAAAGAAGACTCGGGACCAATCACCTGCTGCGCCCGCTCTCGCCGGCTGTACGCCGCGCCCTGGAGAGCATGCGCAGAGCGCTGCAGCTCATGACTGAGAAAGCCGCCAGTGTGATGGAGGAGCTGATGCTGAGGGCAGTGCGTGGCGCAGCGGCTGTCCCTGCGGAGGTCCCTGGGACTGTGTGCCGGGCTCTGATCCTCTACAATAAGGTCCTGGCGGAGGTGTCGCCGTGGGCCGCACCGTGGAAGGCTGTGCGACTGATGACTATCACCACATCCCTGGAGATCGTGGCGGAGGAGCGAGCGTGGCTATTGGCCAGATACGTGTCGCAGGCCGGCCTCCGCTATAGGTTGGAGGAAGTACTGCAGGGAGAGGCGGAGTCACCAGAAGTGGGTGGAGCTCTTTGGTCACACTTGGAAACCCTCGTGAGGGAAGATCAGCGTCGTGACGCTCCTCTGCTGAAGGTGCTAGCCGGCCTGGATCACATGGTACGGAGCAGCGAGGAGAGGCGGAGCCTGTATGAGCGGTACTGCAGCCACCTGTGGGCGCTCCTCTGTACCCAACTCTTCCAGGCCTTGTACCCAGGTAGACGGGGAGCACAGGTGATGCCAGCCCTGTCGGCATATGCTGCGAAGACCACCGCCGTCACCCAGTTACTACATGGCGCACTGCTGTCCG ACGCTGTCCCAGGGGCGAGCCAACAGCCGCTCCGCCGGCTCTGTGAACACTTACTCCACACCGCGGCCCTGATCGCCTGGGATGCAG GGATGTGTCGGGCGTTGAGCTCGGCTCTTACAGACAAGTGTGTGACTTCATGCCTGGATGATGGGGCCCGCCAGACACACAGCAGGACCTCCGCCGCCATCGTCACAGTGTGCCAGGAGTTGTCGCAGCTGCTGCCTGCTCTGAGATCTG GCACCTTCTCTGGTCAACGGGGCGTCCTCGGGCGCTGCGTGGCGTCGCTGCAGCTCTGCGATCTGTGGCTGCGGAGCCGCTCTCAGGTCTACGCCAGCTCCGGCTCGCTCAGTCATCTGCTGCTGATCAGTCACGGGGACCTGCCG GTAATAAAGGAGCAGATACGCGGCGTCGCCTCCGCCGCAGACCATGTGGAGTGGTGTCCGGTGAGCCGGCGCCTGTGGATAAGGCTGCAGAACACGGCTGAGAGCCTGGAG GACGCTGCCCTGTGTCTGCCTCGTCTTCTGGGCGCCGTCTGTGCTCGCCGCACTCAGGATATCTTCCGGCACATGATGCCAGTTGGACGTCATTGGAGAGGAAAGGTGGAGAGCG GTCCGGACTTGGTTCCCAGTGAGTACGCCCGCGCTGCAGTTAATGCAGTCCTGGTGCCGCTTCTACAAGCAGTCGGCGCTCTCTCTCCGGAGGAACAAGTGCCTGCGCTGTCCGCCACCGTCGGGGTGTTTATGGAAGCCTGGATGGAACATATTCTGCGAGAGAAGCTGAGGTTCAG TTTGCAGGGAGCCCTCCAGCTGCGATGTGACTTTGAGAGTGTCCGTGAGCTGCTGAAGTCTCAGGAGTGTGGGGTCTCTCCAGAGGTGGTCCAGGCCACGCTGTCCCTCCCGgtcttccagcaggcagacaatgcCATTGTGTGCCTCCTGCAGCAGCCGTCTCGTAAAGCTTACCTGCAGTCTCGCGGCTGCTCCGTCTTCTGCT GTCCTCCTCTATGCCGCACCACGGTGGAGAGCGTCTCGGATAGCCTGCAGAGCCTGGACAGCCTGGGCCGTAGATTGTGGAGCCACAGTTACCCTGCGCATGGGCCGAGGCACAGCCACGACTCCTACCTCCCCCACAACCAGCGCCAGTGGCTCTCCTTGCGTCTCCATAAGAGCTGGACTGGGCTGAGCTGA